In the genome of Scylla paramamosain isolate STU-SP2022 chromosome 2, ASM3559412v1, whole genome shotgun sequence, the window aagaaaaaatgaaggcaGCAGGAGAGTGATTGCCTGGTATCTGATTCTTGAATAACGACCATTAGGCAGTCAGTGTTGTTAAGATCAGTATTTCAATAGACAGAGAACACATAAAGCTACAGAGATTAGCTACAAGATACATGCAGTTGAGGCAGCAGTAAGATCAGGTAACCCACtatgttatttattaatttatctattcatctatttattttacattacaTAGGCGTAGGTCTGCTTGTCATCTGTACTAGAAACCTGTTAATAACGCAGTATCATAAAAAGTGTGTACATAATGTGTGTAGAATAATTGTGTATTCTTACGGTTCCCCCAAACACTTCGCTTATTACACTCTGGACTAAGCAAGAATCCATCGTAAAGTACAAGCTGATCCAGTGAGCTTACTGAACAGCGCGCTCTTTGTTAATCTTCCTTCAAGGTCCTTTatgtatcaccaccactgtcactaccaCCATTCCCTCCACGACCATTACTCGACCACCATTACTCCTCCACGACCGCTCACTCCTCCACAACCCTCACTCAACGACCCTCATTCCTCGACCCTCACTCCTTCACGACCCTCACTCCTCAAAGACCCTCATCCCTTCACGATCCTCATCCCTCCATGACTTTCGCTCCTCAAAGACCCTCACTCATCAAAGATCCTCGCTCTTCAAAGACCCTCACTCCTTCACGGCCCCCACGCCTCCATGGCCTTACCCCTTCATCAGTTGTAGTTCCGCTCATCGCTGTCACGTATATTAGTAGTTAATATATTTCGAAAGTAATATAATTGAATGAAATATAAGCAAATTAAACAAGCGACTCAAAAATCTTTACAActtctttgtgtgtttatttttttcgcttACGTAAGTCATTGCGAAAACAGATAATGGTGTCAGAAAGGAGTGTTCTATATTATGAAGGTGTTATCTCTCagggaaaacaaagataagGGTGTTCACATGACAATGCTGGCGACTCAGAAGCGTCAGCTGCTCGTAACCAGTatcacaatggagagagagagagagaaagagagagagagaaaaaaagcgtaCTTTCATATTCACGAGGACTTATCAGACACCATTCAAAACACGAAATTTCAATTTAAACCCGTCTTTACTCGTATTTGGGCTCATCCAACTCTAACCACAGCTACATATTGTTTGTCGGCTGAATACAAAGTCTGGTTTATCATGAGAGACACAATCAACAGGAAAAGTTTGCAATGGAGGTCAGCTGAGAGCGTGGAGTAGGAGTGTGATAAATACGTACTCGTGTTGTACAAAGCTGGCACGTCACGCGAGGCGCCTCTCCATTTACGTCTGTAGTGAAGTCGAGGCGCGGCTCTCAAGGAAGGAATGCTGACGTCAGCTGGTGAGGCGACAATGGATTGAGCTTCGGAAATTACTTGACACATTGTTATTGCACTTTTAATGATCAGTGAAATGAATGTGTGTCTGAAGCAATATGGCACTGTATGTATGATGCAGAGCGTAGTATAGTGCTCCGTATAATAGCATATCATAACACCGATAGCTACATGATTTAATGGTGGATGAAATGCAcgtaatactctctctctctctctctctctctctctctctctctctctctctctctcaaaacgcATTAcaaataagggaggaaaaaaatgtcatgcaCGTAACCCATCGAATGTTGCCAGTGATATGCATGGCGTGCAGGGAAGCTGTATCAATATAACCCGTGCGTCAGACAGGAGGCCTTGAGGGGCTTCCTTGCTCACGTGACGGCGCCTTGGTCCTTACTCGCCTATGTTGCTCATCTCCAGTATCATAATGAATTCACATATTCATTTACATATCCCCAccgtgttgttattattattttctttttttttatagcaagGTGTAGAGTGTACCTGACAGTCAGCCATGTGTTTATCACGAGCAAACATATGGGAGAGCAGGATGAAGGTTATAGGTGAAATGGCACACGCCCTTGACAGccactccttccatccttctagTTATCTCAGACTCATGAGCAGGAGTTTATATAAGTATACAGTGAAAGCTGTTATGGTTAGCTTAACGCTGTGAAAGGCgtcattaagtgtttttatgtaAATTATACTAAACCCGCGGTCGGTTCGTACCACGACTGTACAGAACGTTAATTAcgagatatatatttttctggAGCTAAAATAATATCTGTCCAATATCTACAGTCTGCCACATCATATCCGGCTTGCAGTAGAGGCGCCCCTAGTTCACCGGTAACCCTACACATTACAGACAGGAAACTTGAGTGAACGTAGCTACTCTATACACACCAACAACTACGTACGTCAATGTAATAAATGAGCCTCCTGTTATTGCAATCATTGTACAGATGAATAAACTGCGGTATATAGCAATAATATGAGAAATAGTTTCCGCGCTACATATTACATGGTGTGATGGACGTCAGGGGAAATGGGCTAACAACCATATCAATTATCTCAGTTTGCTCTTATCGCTGCCACCACGGTGTACGAGGCGTGACGtgctggaggtggagggagcggGCGTGATGCATgatttataatgttattctgccgATCTGCTTCCATTTTGATATGGTCATATGACCGTATTCAATATTTTAGCAGCAGGTATCTCCTTATGGTATCTGCCTTGAGTATTGCGGTTACCTTGAGTGGACATGTCTTGCCCCCATATGTACCATGTTTTTCTAAGCTCTTCAGTGTCATTAATGATAGTGGTATGATGTGACCGCCGCTCTGACCACAAACCCGTGACTCATATCTGGTCACGAGCTCGtcctacagtgtgtgtgtgtgtgtgtgtgtatgccggCTCAGCACGTCAGTTTTTTAAAAGACTATTAGAACCTTTCTGACACATATTATCTGTGCAGGCGATGTCCTGGGCCTCAGCGGCAAAATTAAGTGTAAAGAGTAATTGTCAATATATTGCATTATTCGTAGTATTCACGGTTCATTCACCCGTAATTTGTCATACACTGGTGGAGCGCATCAGGCTGTCCCTGGCCGTCATCTGTTTCGTGACGTCATTCGCAAAGTGTCATGGCGGGTCttgctgcagtgttttggtgtagAATCGCCCTACTAACCCCTGAAAAATGATGTCTGTAATGTCCATGGAGCATTGAGTGGGTGTAGTGGATACAATTTAGGGAACCTATGCACTAAATGACGTCAGACGCGGAGGAAATAAGTCCTGTGGCGGccgcggctgctgctgctggtgtggtGGACGAGAGAATACGCTCCTTGTCTACAGCATCAGAGGCTTCGGAGGACTCTGCCACGGCGCTCTTGCCTGACGTCACCTTCGGTCCCACCAACCACACAGGCATGGGGTCTCCCAGGAGCAACAGGGAGAGCCAGCCGCTACTCGGAGCCAGACACGAAGTGGACGACTTCAACCACTGGCCAGGTGCTGCTACTCtccaccccttcaccccttccccgCCACCTGTCACCCCTGCAGCCACCCAGCCATCCATGTCCGTCATATTGGTGCCACCTGCCATTTGTCACCCCTTCTGTCCATCCCCTTAATGTGGAAAGTATCTGCCCCTTTGTCACCCCTTCTGTCTCCTTGACGACCCCCCTTTGTTACtcaattcttcctctccttgcccTTGTCACCCCTTCCACTCTGCTTTGTCATTCCACCCACCCATGGGACCCATGCAAGTGAATTTCCAGCAGCAACTCAAGTTTCTGATAAGGCTGATCTATTGGCATTATACTAGTTGCCTTATTAAAGGTAAAATTAGTTTGCTAtagtataagaaaaggaagggatgaaatctGTAGATGCACATGGATCTGTAATAATCAGGGCTTGAAGCGATGCAATAATCCCTCAAATGTCTTAACTGTGCTTTGAGTGGAGTGTTTTTGTGGACAATACTTGATGTGGCCACTTGTACATGTGTTTATTGGGGGGCAGTACACTTTATGGGGAATGACAGTTGTCCAGTGAATAGcaagaaacaaatgaagagtATACAACTTCTTGTTACTACTCGAAGAACCGAGAGTATGAAAGATGATTTACATTTGTAATTTTGAAATGCATGGAATATTTCATTATTACCACAACTTCGTGTTTCATTAGGCTAGTGGTCACATTGTCATAAAGGAAGACTCTGGATATGCTATAATTGCTAGTACTGATTTCATTTGTCATTTATACAGGATTCATATGGGGatgagatttatttatttttcacgtcTCAAAATTGTCCAGAAAAAAGGATACCCATTGGCAAAGTATTATGTCCTTCTCTTATTGTGAGTGCTGACATTTTACTGTGATGGTTTActtaattgttattgttgcgGCACCCACCACTTACACTGGTGCCGACCAACCACTAGTAACTCTCATACCTGGGCAGGCGGCAACTCTCACAGAGAAGTCAGAAAAGCGCTCAGTCTGTCACCAGGCGCCACGATGCAGGTGGAAGCAACTCACAGGGATCAGCATAGTAGTGGAGTGTGAGGCAAGGACATGCAAAGACTATATGCACAACACAGGCATATGTTTCCTCACAAGAGGACAGGCACAGTTATCTTGCATCTTGCAGGACACTATAGGCACAAATACTCACACCAGACAGAGCATAGAGTCTTAAGTGTGGCACACTCCGTCCACACACATGCCAGCCAGATTCACTGTGGGTGTCCACTCACAAACAGAGCATAGAGTCACTTGGATATAGACACAGAACACTAAAGGATAGATGCGGACACCATAAACCTCAGTACAGCTGCCCAGGAAAACAAGAACTTGGCACCCCAACACGCAAGAAGCAAACACAGGCACGGAAGCACAAAATTCCTGTCCAAATGTAACACTGGAGGTGTGGCTGAACACAGCAAAGTCTCTCAACTGCACTTACCAGCAGTCAGTAATTCTCACAGCCACAGGACGTCTTCCTTACTCAGTCCTTTCACAGGTTGGCCCTCAGGTACCACAACAGACACCTCACAGAGGCTCCATCAGCCTCTGTTCCCCAGCCAGCTATGATGTCTACCCTCTGTGGTCTTCCTCCAGGCTGGCACTCCCTCTGGCCTGCACAGCACCTTGTGCAGGCTGCCACACATCTAGGTACCAAACTCTGGTCACCACGTGTGCATCCACTCTCGCCTCAGGTCTGCTCGCCAGGGCATCCACAGCTGTCGTCTCAAGACCCATGGGCACCAGACTTGTcacattgctgctgctgctgtctccaTTGCTCTGCTCCATTTCTGCTTTCCTCTATGTCTGGCTGCCAACTCCACAGTGTCCTCTCTCTTCTAAGCCTCATCATCAACTGATGCTCACAATCACCTTCCGCCTCTGTCTTTTGCCCATGAAACATGGTCTATTGTGTTCCCATACTCTGGCTCTCTGCACGTGTCTGGGGAAGTAAGGGCCAACAGGCATAACCCCATGCCTCACAGTGGCGTCCCACCTAGCAGCATCACCCTccataacattatcatcatcagacCCAGTGATTCTACTGCACAGGAAATGGGTTCCTCAGAAGTCAACCCTTAGCTGACGGCAACAGTTATTGAAGAGCACTTAATAAAAAGCTATCTATGGTTCGTTACCATCTTCCATATGATTGCATGAATGAAGCTACATCATTACATAGGGTTTTGATATCAGTTTGCAGCATGAATCCACAATATCAGAGTAGCATCACGTAGTAAACACTCATTGCTTCACTCTTCAGCTAATGAATAAGAGTTTCATAGTACATAACTTACGACAATAAAACTGCATTTAATTCTTTCAGGCTTTCACTCTTATGAATCTATACCATAATGGGTTGTTGACAACTTTTTTCCTGTTGGGAAAGTTCAGGAAGTGGGTTATACAACAAAAGCAGAATATTTGTTGGGTGGTGAGTCTGAAAAATTTTATTATGTAGATCTTTCTCTGGCAACTATCTTGCTTTTCTCAACAGAGACTGTGTGCTACATTATGATAGACAATTTATGCATTTCttcagaatagaaaaaaaaaaaaaaacatactggTATAAAGTCCTTGATAACTTGTAAAATGTTATTTTTGGACTCACTTGGTCTGCTCCTAAGATTTCAAGAGTGGTGGAGCACCATTTTATGCCATGCTTATAATAACCGTCTCAAAGTGTGGATATTGTAGACAACCATATTTTGTATAAGGAAGAATCTGGTGGTTGTTATAGAGAGGGCTCTTAGTGAACTTGAGTCATTTTATGAGGCAGGAGGTTCAGTACTTCATACAGCCTCAGTTCATGCATCATGAAGTCACCAGTGGGAGTTGGTGTAAGCTGCCTAAagtagtgttttatagtttaacttGCTGTAATTATACATATTCATTAGGTGTATTTAAAACAAAGTAAAGATAcaattttcttaaaaaaaagtgCATCACATTAGGTGCTTCATCAGGCTATTTGGCAGATTTAAAAGTAAGCCATATTTAGTATTATCAGTGTTGATGTCTATATGCTATGCCAAGATCCTGTGTAGGACGCTTGCTGTGACAAGAATAACCTTCTGTATTTACTTTCACtgagttttgtttgtgttgttgaaTGCTGACTGGGTTATTCCTCATTTGTTATCTTAAGTCCTCAGATCCCCTGGCAATCTCACTACAAAATCTAACAGTTGATAGATTTATATATCAGAAGGAGAAATACTTAAGCCATTGGTACCTAGACAGTGAGCAAGTGTGGTAGGCTACTCAGTTATTGACCatgactgaacacacacacacacacacacacacacacacacacacacacacacacacccttattTAGGGATCCATCCAGTGtctgaaggagagggagagggcaaaCCTTAACTGGCCATGCATGTGGGAAGGCTGGTTGTGCACAAAAGCATCATTGATAATACATGTATCAAAGGATTTGATGTAGCAGCCAGCTGCCTAAGGATTAGATTATGAATGAGAGAAATAacatttttgtttaattttttattggTATAAGGCCAGTTTTGTGTATTATagagtcttctttccttttctttcctcagatGACCCTCACTTCACAGACTTAGTAAGGCAAGCAGAGACGTCCATAGAGACTGGGATTTACCCAGAGAGGATATACCAAGGATCCAGTGGAAGCTACTTTGTAAAAAACAGCAGTGGGGTAAGTTGTGACTTTATTGAGGAAAATATAATTCAAATATACAGGTAAATGTATGACAATGTATAACATTGAAAGACTCGTTGTGTACATGAGGACAACCTGTAGCAGGGAGGTATGTGAtggaaaaggatgagaagaaagtgAGAGTATGACAGCGTATAAGGACATGAGTAATTGGAGAATCCTCACTCATTGCCATCCCCATAAGGGATGTACAAGCTGATAGATACTGTGTTATGATGCAGATTTAGTATTGGCTTCTTATTGGAACAGCTGGCTGAATGTAATCTACCCTGAGCTAAGTTAATATAAACATGTGAAGAATTGCTCCATTAGTGTTATAGCTCAGTTTGTACAATATAGATAATATTACATAGTTTGAATGGAAGTTGAACTGCAGAAAGAACCAATGCAAGCATTTTAATATGGAATATTGTTTTCTGGTTTGGTTTTGTCTGGCATTAAAAGTGACAGGAAGGTGGTTTGGGGGATGTGCAACCCCATGCAAGTGTAAACTCTCCAGGTGTTAGATAATGCTTTTAATATTTTATGGGCTGTCTTATAAAATCTCATGTCTGCATTAAAGATATAGCATACCATGAAAGAAATTTTTTGTTGTGTAAATTCATGCATCTAACTTGTGTTAGTTCAGTTTATCTGTGTGTGGGTAatatcactatatatatatatatatatatatatatatatatatatatatatatatatatatatatatatatatatatatatatatatatatatatatatatatatatatatatatatatatatatatatatatatatatatatataatgtatgtatatgtacacacacacacacacacacacacacacacacacacacacacacacacacacacacacacacacacacacacacacacacacacacacacacaagatctaGCATGATGTGAGGCTGTAATGTTCAGCAAATAGCGatatgttttctttataatcTTTATCCGTTTTGCAGAAAGTCATTGCTGTTTATAAGCCAAAGGATGAGGAGCCATATGGACGTCTTAACCCCAAGTGGACCAAGTGGCTCCACAAGGTTTGCTGTCCCTGCTGCTTTGGTCGTTCCTGCCTTGTACCCAACCAGGGTTACCTGTCAGAGGCAGGAGCATCCTTGGTTGATCAAAAGCTGCAGCTCAATGTTGTTCCTAAAACTAGGGTATGGTGGAATtgatgtttttatatattttaactAGGTTTCTCCTTACAAATTTgaaagtttagaaaaaaaatgtctagaTATTATTTGTTGAACAGAACTAATCATTAAGCTGTACATGTTCTATAACACTTTCCATGAAGTATTAATCACAAGTTTCTAATGATCtccagtgagttttttttttttttttttttttttttagctgctcattatatatatacttatttagttattttctaATTTCCTGTGAACATGATTTTCTGGGATAAAATGGAAGTGTACTATTTGTATTAATCTTAGAGGGAATGACATTAAAAATGAGATagtgaaataaacaagaattctagatgagaggaggatgagTTTAGTTTTGTATAGTAAGTTAATTTAAGAGGCAGACTGGTTCAGATATATAGGACTACATATTGCCATGGCTGGAGGGATATGTGTAGAGGAAATATTTAGAATGGAGCTGGCAAGAATGAACAGTTTAGTATTAGATTGttcaaaattgatacaaagagAAGGTTGTatgaagggaagggtgaagtGGTACTGAATGGGCTCAATGGAACTGAAACAAAgtatgggaggaaggagagaaaaatgttgaGATAAATGTGTggattgaatgaaaaaaaaaaaaggaagtttgaGAGAGAACTGACATTGGAAGAGAGTTGTGTGATCAAGCAGGGCAGGGAGTGTTACAGTTACCTAGGCATGAAGAGAACGTGGAAGAAGAGATATTAGTGGAGATTATTTGATTGGATTTGAAAGTTGTAAGGCTGAGGGAAAAATCATAAATGAGATAGATGGACAGGGAAGAGATCATCAGGTCTAAGAGGAGTGTTGTTAAAGTAAAGAATTGTGCTTTTGTGTTTGTGAATAGAGCATATGAAGTGTAGCTGTAACCTTGAGGGGCATCTGTGGCAATTCACCTTTGTATGTTCTGATTGGCAGTTGGTACATCAGATGCAGAAAAGGGTTTATTATGTTGCAGCAGTGGTAAACCAGTTCTGGGGTTCTTCCCTTGTACAATTGGGTCTAAGAATCAGCTCTTCATCTGTTCAGAGGCCTAAGGGTTAAgatggatttttatttattcgtgtttgtgtgcgtgaatgccttgtcttggctacatTGTCTTTGAGGATGCCTGTTTGGTATagagatgaataagtaaatataacaaACCTTCAagtaatatattttatttataattttctttgcattttataaaaatactttttattattgcaGGTAGTCAAATTAGCAAGTGAAACTTTCAATTATACAAGAATAGACAGAGAGAAGTCCAGAGCTAAGAAGATGGTATCTGAAAGGTTCCCCAAAGTAGGTCGCCACTTCCACAGAATTGGACTTCCTCCAAAAGTTGGATCCTTTCAAGTATTTGTTGAGGTGAGCAAGTAGTTAATGTGCTGCTTGGAAAAAAATTTTTCTATACTATTTTTAATTGATTTAATGTACAAGATACTCTTCTTAAACACTTAATTAAATCACCGTAAAgaaaaaggcatgaatattCATTGTGAGGCAGTTGCAGGTGATGTTTTTTGCTCAGTTTTAAATCTCCATTAATGCAAAAACAATATTGGGCTTGTTGGCTCACACACTGTCTGTATTATGGGTGGCAGAAGCCAGGAATGGGAGGCAAGTTTGGTTGAATGCTGCACATGCATACTATCTTAAAATCCAAAGCATTTTCATACTTGTTGAAtgttattatttgatttttttttcatttatttattttttatttaattgccAACAGTTAttataatagaaaattaaactgTGTGAAGAGTgttaaatgaaggaggaatgcCTGTGGAACAAGGAAGAATGGTTGCATGTTAGAACAGTATATATGATATAATGTGGACAGTTGTGAATGCATAAATGTAACTGGTATGTATGTGCAACTGGTCATCATGCAAAAGTGGTCACTCTGGATCggtttttttcctccataagCAGTCCAGCTGATAACATAGATTTTTAATTTAGTCTTCAGATATATTTATGTATGGGGGAAGGATGTTATTTCTCATCTACCCTGATCTGTGGGGAAGTCAGCTTAGTATATAGATGGCTAACTGTTACAAATAACAACTATGCCTCACcaacatgaaaataacaatgacaacttGTTTATAATTCAATATACAGCTTGGACTTGAATCAATCACAATAAAGCTTTATAATACTTGTGCTGAGTATTTTCACCACCATTTCAGGGCTACAAGGATGCAGACTACTGGCTGCGGCGCTTTGAGGCTGAGCCACTGGGTGAAACCACCAGCAAGCAGTTTCAGCTTCAGTTTGAACGGCTGGTCATTCTGGACTACATCATTAGGAACACTGACCGTGGGAA includes:
- the LOC135114838 gene encoding phosphatidylinositol 4-kinase type 2-alpha-like isoform X1, with product MTSDAEEISPVAAAAAAAGVVDERIRSLSTASEASEDSATALLPDVTFGPTNHTGMGSPRSNRESQPLLGARHEVDDFNHWPDDPHFTDLVRQAETSIETGIYPERIYQGSSGSYFVKNSSGKVIAVYKPKDEEPYGRLNPKWTKWLHKVCCPCCFGRSCLVPNQGYLSEAGASLVDQKLQLNVVPKTRVVKLASETFNYTRIDREKSRAKKMVSERFPKVGRHFHRIGLPPKVGSFQVFVEGYKDADYWLRRFEAEPLGETTSKQFQLQFERLVILDYIIRNTDRGNDNWLIKYEKPELAEEGEGEDWSMVKPPEVRVAAIDNGLAFPFKHPDSWRAYPYHWAWLPWAKIPFSTETRELVLPPLSDMNFVQELCDDMYNLFQTDKGFDRHIFERQMSVMRGQVLNLTQALRDGKSPVQLVQMPAVIVERSKGRVGTTARFRSFSDTFTQSFQEKSPFFSWC
- the LOC135114838 gene encoding phosphatidylinositol 4-kinase type 2-alpha-like isoform X2 is translated as MKMTADLASGLLDQDVLQDHYIIANNFNDDPHFTDLVRQAETSIETGIYPERIYQGSSGSYFVKNSSGKVIAVYKPKDEEPYGRLNPKWTKWLHKVCCPCCFGRSCLVPNQGYLSEAGASLVDQKLQLNVVPKTRVVKLASETFNYTRIDREKSRAKKMVSERFPKVGRHFHRIGLPPKVGSFQVFVEGYKDADYWLRRFEAEPLGETTSKQFQLQFERLVILDYIIRNTDRGNDNWLIKYEKPELAEEGEGEDWSMVKPPEVRVAAIDNGLAFPFKHPDSWRAYPYHWAWLPWAKIPFSTETRELVLPPLSDMNFVQELCDDMYNLFQTDKGFDRHIFERQMSVMRGQVLNLTQALRDGKSPVQLVQMPAVIVERSKGRVGTTARFRSFSDTFTQSFQEKSPFFSWC
- the LOC135114838 gene encoding phosphatidylinositol 4-kinase type 2-alpha-like isoform X3, with product MEVEMEDVEMFWNEAIEDDPHFTDLVRQAETSIETGIYPERIYQGSSGSYFVKNSSGKVIAVYKPKDEEPYGRLNPKWTKWLHKVCCPCCFGRSCLVPNQGYLSEAGASLVDQKLQLNVVPKTRVVKLASETFNYTRIDREKSRAKKMVSERFPKVGRHFHRIGLPPKVGSFQVFVEGYKDADYWLRRFEAEPLGETTSKQFQLQFERLVILDYIIRNTDRGNDNWLIKYEKPELAEEGEGEDWSMVKPPEVRVAAIDNGLAFPFKHPDSWRAYPYHWAWLPWAKIPFSTETRELVLPPLSDMNFVQELCDDMYNLFQTDKGFDRHIFERQMSVMRGQVLNLTQALRDGKSPVQLVQMPAVIVERSKGRVGTTARFRSFSDTFTQSFQEKSPFFSWC